In Bubalus kerabau isolate K-KA32 ecotype Philippines breed swamp buffalo chromosome 4, PCC_UOA_SB_1v2, whole genome shotgun sequence, one DNA window encodes the following:
- the LOC129648975 gene encoding signal transducer and activator of transcription 5A — MAGWIQAQQLQGDALRQMQVLYGQHFPIEVRHYLAQWIESQPWDAIDLDNPQDRAQATQLLEGLVQELQKKAEHQVGEDGFLLKIKLGHYATQLQNTYDRCPMELVRCIRHILYNEQRLVREANNGNSSAGILVDAMSQKHLQINQTFEELRLVTQDTENELKKLQQTQEYFIIQYQESLRIQAQFAQLAQLNPQERLSRETALQQKQVSLEAWLQREAQTLQQYRVELAEKHQKTLQLLRKQQTIILDDELIQWKRRQQLAGNGGPPEGSLDVLQSWCEKLAEIIWQNRQQIRRAEHLCQQLPIPGPVEEMLAEVNATITDIISALVTSTFIIEKQPPQVLKTQTKFAATVRLLVGGKLNVHMNPPQVKATIISEQQAKSLLKNENTRNECSGEILNNCCVMEYHQATGTLSAHFRNMSLKRIKRADRRGAESVTEEKFTVLFESQFSVGSNELVFQVKTLSLPVVVIVHGSQDHNATATVLWDNAFAEPGRVPFAVPDKVLWPQLCEALNMKFKAEVQSNRGLTKENLVFLAQKLFNSSSSHLEDYNGMSVSWSQFNRENLPGWNYTFWQWFDGVMEVLKKHHKPHWNDGAILGFVNKQQAHDLLINKPDGTFLLRFSDSEIGGITIAWKFDSPDRNLWNLKPFTTRDFSIRSLADRLGDLNYLIYVFPDRPKDEVFSKYYTPVLAKAVDGYVKPQIKQVVPEFVSASADSAGSNATYMDQAPSPAVCPQPHYNMYPQNPDPVLDQDGEFDLDETMDVARHVEELLRRPMDSLDPSLPPPTGLFTPGRGSLS; from the exons ATGGCGGGCTGGATCCAGGCCCAGCAGCTGCAGGGAGATGCCCTGCGCCAGATGCAGGTGCTATACGGGCAGCACTTCCCCATCGAGGTCCGGCATTACTTGGCGCAGTGGATTGAGAGCCAGCCGTG GGATGCCATCGACCTGGACAATCCCCAGGACCGGGCCCAGGCCACCCAGCTCCTGGAGGGCCTGGTGCAGGAGTTGcagaagaaggcagagcaccaagtCGGGGAAGACGGGTTCCTACTGAAGATCAAGCTGGGGCACTATGCCACGCAGCTCCAG AACACGTACGACCGCTGCCCCATGGAGCTGGTGCGCTGCATTCGCCATATTCTGTACAATGAACAGAGGCTGGTCCGAGAAGCCAACAAT GGTAATTCTTCTGCTGGGATCCTGGTTGATGCCATGTCCCAGAAACACCTTCAGATCAACCAGACATTTGAGGAACTTCGACTGGTCACGCAGGACACAGAGAATGAGCTGAAGAAGCTGCAGCAGACTCAAGAGTATTTCATCATCCAGTATCAGGAGAGCCTGAGGATCCAGG cTCAGTTTGCCCAGCTGGCCCAGCTGAACCCCCAGGAGCGACTGAGCCGGGAGACGGCCCTCCAGCAGAAGCAGGTGTCCCTGGAGGCCTGGCTGCAGCGCGAGGCCCAGACGCTGCAGCAGTACCGCGTG GAGCTGGCCGAGAAGCACCAGAAGACCCTGCAGCTGCTGCGGAAGCAGCAGACCATCATCCTGGATGACGAGCTGATCCAGTGGAAGCGGCGGCAGCAGCTGGCGGGGAACGGAGGGCCCCCCGAGGGCAGCCTGGATGTGCTACAGTCCTG GTGTGAGAAGTTGGCGGAGATCATCTGGCAGAACCGGCAGCAGATCCGCAGAGCCGAGCACCTCTGCCAGCAGCTGCCCATCCCCGGCCCCGTGGAGGAGATGCTGGCTGAGGTCAACGCCACCATCACTGACATCATCTCCGCCCTGGTGACCAG CACATTCATCATCGAGAAGCAGCCCCCTCAGGTCCTGAAGACCCAGACCAAGTTCGCGGCCACCGTGCGCCTGCTGGTGGGCGGGAAGCTGAACGTGCACATGAACCCCCCCCAGGTGAAGGCCACCATCATCAGCGAGCAGCAGGCCAAGTCACTGCTCAAGAACGAGAACACCCGCAA TGAGTGCAGCGGGGAGATCCTGAACAACTGCTGTGTGATGGAGTATCACCAGGCCACAGGCACCCTCAGCGCCCACTTCAGAAACATG TCCCTCAAGAGGATCAAGCGAGCTGACCGGCGAGGTGCAGAGTCTGTGACGGAAGAGAAGTTCACGGTCCTGTTTGAGTCTCAGTTCAGTGTTGGCAGCAATGAGCTTGTGTTCCAGGTGAAG ACCCTGTCCCTTCCCGTGGTTGTCATCGTTCACGGCAGCCAGGACCACAATGCTACCGCCACAGTGCTGTGGGACAATGCCTTTGCTGAGCCG GGCAGGGTGCCATTTGCGGTGCCCGACAAAGTCTTGTGGCCGCAGCTGTGCGAGGCGCTCAACATGAAATTCAAGGCCGAGGTGCAGAGCAACCGGGGCCTGACCAAGGAGAACCTGGTGTTCCTGGCGCAGAAGCTgttcaacagcagcagcagccatctcgAGGACTACAACGGCATGTCCGTGTCCTGGTCCCAGTTCAACCGG GAGAACTTGCCTGGCTGGAACTACACCTTCTGGCAGTGGTTCGACGGGGTCATGGAGGTGCTGAAGAAACATCACAAGCCCCATTGGAATGATGG GGCCATCCTAGGCTTTGTGAACAAGCAACAGGCCCATGACCTGCTCATCAACAAGCCCGATGGCACCTTCTTGTTGCGCTTCAGCGACTCAGAAATTGGGGGCATCACCATTGCCTGGAAGTTTGACTCTC CTGACCGTAACCTGTGGAATCTGAAGCCATTCACCACGCGGGATTTCTCCATCCGATCCCTGGCCGACAGGTTGGGGGACCTGAACTATCTCATCTACGTGTTTCCCGACCGGCCCAAGGATGAGGTCTTCTCCAAGTACTATACTCCTGTGCTTG CTAAAGCAGTGGACGGATACGTGAAGCCACAGATCAAGCAAGTGGTCCCTGA GTTTGTGAGCGCCTCTGCAGACTCTGCTGGAAGCAACGCCACCTATATGGACCAGGCTCCCTCCCCAGCCGTGTGCCCCCAGCCTCACTATAACATGTACCCGCAGAA cCCTGACCCAGTGCTCGACCAGGATGGAGAATTCGACCTGGACGAGACCATGGATGTGGCCCGGCATGTGGAAGAACTCCTCCGCCGCCCAATGGACAGTCTGGACCCCTCTCTCCCCCCGCCCACTGGTCTCTTTACCCCCGGCAGAGGCTCGCTGTCCTGA